A DNA window from Callospermophilus lateralis isolate mCalLat2 chromosome X, mCalLat2.hap1, whole genome shotgun sequence contains the following coding sequences:
- the Sowahd gene encoding ankyrin repeat domain-containing protein SOWAHD produces MAQPRGVVSPAPKASRTRTGQNLRGTPQPRPSRVDLSSLDRYRGNAAAAAAASRESPSHSSLMLSGAGSGRRRGALRELLGLQGAAPAGWLSEERTEEPISSAPGGPSGPNGSGLCLEPREHAWILAAAEGRFEVLQELLEAEPGLLLRGDPITGYTLLHWLAKHGRHEELILVHDFAQRRGLPLDVSVPGSGGLTPLHLAALQGHDMVIKVLVGALGADPTRRDHSGHRACHYLPSNAPLRLRELSGAEDWETARSSERSNANNNSSGSGGGAVWTLRRTPSAMSATTTETKTRAAAPRAREKDTAGSRVAQIQGLFRHLFPFFQDR; encoded by the coding sequence ATGGCCCAGCCCCGAGGGGTCGTGAGCCCGGCGCCCAAGGCCTCTCGCACGCGGACCGGGCAGAACCTGAGAGGCACCCCGCAGCCCCGCCCCTCGAGAGTGGACCTCAGCAGCCTGGACAGGTACCGGGGcaacgccgccgccgccgccgccgcctcccgGGAGTCCCCTTCCCACAGCTCGCTGATGCTCTCCGGAGCGGGCTCCGGGCGCAGGCGGGGAGCTCTGCGGGAGCTGCTGGGGTTGCAGGGGGCGGCTCCCGCAGGGTGGCTGTCCGAAGAGCGCACCGAGGAGCCGATCTCCAGCGCGCCCGGAGGGCCAAGCGGGCCAAACGGCAGCGGACTGTGCCTGGAACCAAGGGAGCACGCGTGGATTCTGGCGGCCGCCGAGGGCCGTTTTGAGGTGCTTCAGGAGCTGCTGGAGGCTGAGCCTGGGCTGCTGTTGCGAGGCGACCCGATCACGGGGTACACCCTGCTGCACTGGCTGGCCAAGCACGGGCGCCACGAGGAGCTCATTCTGGTGCATGATTTCGCCCAGCGCCGGGGACTGCCACTCGACGTGAGTGTCCCGGGCAGCGGCGGCCTGACGCCCCTCCACCTGGCGGCTCTGCAGGGCCACGACATGGTCATCAAAGTGCTGGTGGGCGCCCTGGGGGCTGACCCCACTCGCCGAGACCACAGTGGCCACCGCGCTTGCCACTACCTGCCGTCCAACGCACCCCTAAGGTTGCGTGAGCTGTCGGGAGCGGAGGATTGGGAGACCGCGCGCAGCAGCGAGCGCAGCAACGCCAACAACAACAGCAGCGGCAGTGGCGGCGGCGCTGTGTGGACGCTGAGACGGACCCCCAGCGCTATGAGCGCGACAACCACCGAGACAAAAACCCGAGCCGCGGCTCCTCGGGCCAGAGAGAAGGACACTGCGGGCAGCCGGGTGGCACAAATCCAGGGCCTTTTCCGTCACCTATTCCCCTTCTTCCAAGATCGTTGA